Proteins from one Desulfocurvus vexinensis DSM 17965 genomic window:
- a CDS encoding substrate-binding periplasmic protein, with protein sequence MRRASALLPLLLFASLFAPGSATARALTLATLDWPPYIGHALPGQGYAAALAREALGRSGHEVRFVFLPWLRAVQGTRAGYHDGYIPAYADEDQGRDVLCAGPFPGGPLALFARAGSTLTYSGIEDLRGLRVGVVLGYKNTPVIDKTPWLDRQQAADDLTNLRKLLAGRVDVAVADVYVAAYLAPELDGGYAALRLVVVLEEKDLAVCFSTALPDHEALVRDFDRGLDAMRADGTLERLQCAHGCAVQGGPGLRP encoded by the coding sequence ATGCGCCGCGCCTCCGCCCTCCTGCCGCTGCTGCTCTTCGCGTCGCTCTTCGCCCCCGGCTCCGCCACGGCCCGCGCGCTGACCCTGGCCACCCTGGACTGGCCGCCCTACATCGGCCACGCCCTGCCCGGGCAAGGCTATGCGGCGGCCCTGGCCCGCGAGGCCCTGGGGCGCTCCGGCCACGAGGTGCGCTTCGTGTTCCTGCCCTGGCTGCGCGCCGTGCAGGGCACCCGCGCCGGGTACCACGACGGGTACATCCCGGCCTACGCGGACGAGGACCAGGGCAGGGATGTCCTGTGCGCGGGGCCCTTTCCCGGCGGCCCGCTGGCGCTCTTCGCCCGCGCCGGATCGACCCTGACCTACTCCGGCATCGAGGACCTGCGCGGCCTGCGCGTGGGCGTGGTGCTGGGCTACAAGAACACCCCGGTCATCGACAAGACGCCCTGGCTCGACCGGCAGCAGGCCGCCGACGACCTGACCAATTTGCGCAAGCTGCTGGCCGGGCGGGTGGACGTGGCCGTGGCCGACGTCTACGTGGCCGCCTATCTGGCCCCGGAGCTGGACGGCGGGTACGCGGCCCTGCGGCTGGTGGTCGTGCTGGAGGAAAAGGATCTGGCCGTCTGCTTCTCCACCGCCCTGCCGGACCACGAAGCCCTGGTGCGCGACTTCGACCGGGGCCTGGACGCCATGCGCGCCGACGGCACCCTGGAGCGCCTGCAATGCGCCCACGGCTGCGCCGTACAGGGAGGCCCCGGCCTGCGGCCCTGA
- the hypF gene encoding carbamoyltransferase HypF, with the protein MPDHASPPAARRRLTVTGAVQGVGFRPFVYRIAREHGLTGGVRNAPEGVVIEVQGPPGAVAAFEADLTGKLPPLASIVSCDRQELAPVPGEAEFAILASTAGQGHSVLISPDTATCADCLADMADPAGRRHDYPFTNCTNCGPRYTITRSVPYDRATTSMACFPLCPDCAREYADPGDRRFHAQPNACPVCGPRLWLADAQGAELARGGEAIAAAARAVAGGALLAMKGLGGFHLVCDAASARAVALLRERKHRYGKPLAVMVPDEAGALALARLDAAALAQLTGPARPIVLAPARLPSPLGPALALLAPDTTELGLMLPYTPLHHVLFKRYAQARAQAPAPQGDADPGAPPCPPALVMTSGNLSSEPICTGNREALARLAGVADLLLLHDRDILIRCDDSVLRVVDDGGPDGPAPQFLRRARGFTPAPVFLSRPGPTVLGAGPELKATLCLTKGDQAFVSQHIGTMENLETSAFYAEMAAHLEDILRVRPVAVAHDLHPDFMTTALARDIAAAHGLPLFPVQHHLAHIHAVMAENRFDGAVIGLALDGTGLGEDGTLWGGECLLVDNQEPCHERLGHFSPVRLPGGEAAIREPWRVAQACLHALGVTEPMGRPWPWLAAHGPASALVGQMLERGLNCPATTSCGRLFDAVSAMLGVKLTAGYEAEAAIALEGVQRDLGDDPGYDVPLRGAAQPARLDTLALFAQVLADWEAGVPAGVVSRRFHLGLVRGLADMAAALAAATGLTHVALSGGSMLNRTLATLLPRALRARGLRPLVHRALPPGDGCISLGQAALALRLLERS; encoded by the coding sequence ATGCCAGACCACGCCAGCCCCCCCGCCGCCCGCAGGCGCCTGACCGTCACCGGCGCCGTGCAGGGCGTGGGCTTCCGGCCCTTTGTCTACCGCATCGCCCGCGAGCACGGGCTGACCGGCGGCGTGCGCAACGCCCCCGAGGGCGTGGTCATCGAGGTCCAGGGGCCGCCCGGGGCCGTGGCGGCCTTCGAGGCCGACCTGACGGGCAAGCTGCCGCCCCTGGCCAGCATCGTGTCCTGCGACCGCCAGGAGCTGGCGCCCGTGCCCGGCGAGGCGGAGTTCGCCATCCTGGCCAGCACGGCGGGCCAGGGCCACAGCGTGCTCATCAGCCCCGACACCGCCACCTGCGCCGACTGCCTGGCCGACATGGCCGACCCCGCCGGGCGGCGCCACGACTACCCCTTCACCAACTGCACCAACTGCGGCCCGCGCTACACCATCACCCGCAGCGTGCCCTACGACCGGGCCACCACGTCCATGGCCTGCTTCCCCCTGTGCCCGGACTGCGCCCGCGAATACGCCGACCCCGGCGACCGGCGCTTCCACGCCCAGCCCAACGCCTGCCCCGTGTGCGGCCCGCGCCTGTGGCTGGCCGACGCCCAGGGCGCGGAGCTGGCGCGCGGGGGCGAGGCCATCGCCGCCGCCGCCCGGGCCGTGGCCGGGGGCGCCCTGCTGGCCATGAAAGGCCTGGGCGGGTTCCACCTGGTCTGCGACGCGGCCAGCGCCCGGGCCGTGGCCCTGCTGCGCGAGCGCAAGCACCGCTACGGCAAGCCCCTGGCGGTGATGGTGCCCGACGAGGCCGGGGCCCTGGCCCTGGCCCGGCTGGACGCCGCCGCCCTGGCCCAGCTGACGGGCCCGGCCCGGCCCATCGTCCTGGCCCCGGCGCGCCTGCCCTCGCCCCTGGGCCCGGCCCTGGCCCTGCTGGCGCCGGACACCACCGAGCTGGGCCTGATGCTGCCCTACACGCCGCTGCACCACGTGCTTTTCAAGCGCTACGCCCAGGCCCGGGCCCAGGCGCCCGCCCCGCAGGGCGATGCGGACCCCGGGGCGCCGCCCTGCCCGCCCGCACTGGTCATGACCTCGGGCAACCTGAGCAGCGAGCCCATCTGCACCGGCAACCGCGAGGCCCTGGCCCGGCTGGCCGGGGTGGCCGACCTGCTGCTGCTGCACGACCGCGACATCCTCATCCGCTGCGACGACTCGGTGCTGCGCGTGGTGGACGACGGCGGGCCGGACGGTCCCGCGCCGCAGTTCCTGCGCCGGGCGCGCGGGTTCACGCCCGCCCCGGTGTTCCTCTCGCGCCCGGGGCCCACGGTGCTGGGCGCCGGGCCCGAGCTCAAGGCCACCCTGTGCCTGACCAAGGGCGACCAGGCCTTCGTCAGCCAGCACATCGGGACCATGGAGAACCTGGAGACCAGCGCCTTCTACGCGGAAATGGCCGCGCACCTGGAGGACATCCTGCGCGTGCGCCCCGTGGCCGTGGCCCACGACCTGCACCCCGATTTCATGACCACGGCCCTGGCCCGCGACATCGCCGCCGCGCACGGCCTGCCGCTGTTCCCCGTGCAGCACCACCTGGCGCACATCCACGCCGTCATGGCCGAAAACCGCTTCGACGGCGCCGTCATCGGCCTGGCCCTGGACGGCACGGGCCTAGGCGAGGACGGCACCCTGTGGGGCGGCGAATGCCTGCTGGTGGACAACCAAGAGCCCTGCCACGAGCGCCTGGGGCACTTCAGCCCCGTGCGCCTGCCCGGGGGCGAGGCCGCCATCCGCGAGCCCTGGCGTGTGGCCCAGGCCTGCCTGCACGCCCTGGGCGTCACCGAGCCCATGGGCCGCCCCTGGCCCTGGCTGGCGGCCCACGGCCCGGCCTCGGCCCTGGTGGGCCAGATGCTGGAGCGCGGGCTGAACTGCCCGGCCACCACCAGTTGCGGGCGGCTCTTCGACGCCGTGAGCGCCATGCTCGGGGTGAAGCTCACCGCGGGCTACGAGGCCGAGGCGGCCATCGCCCTGGAGGGCGTCCAGCGCGACCTGGGCGACGACCCGGGCTACGACGTGCCCCTGCGCGGCGCCGCCCAGCCCGCCCGGCTGGACACCCTGGCCCTGTTCGCCCAGGTGCTGGCCGACTGGGAGGCCGGGGTGCCCGCCGGGGTGGTCAGCCGCCGCTTCCACCTCGGGCTGGTGCGCGGCCTGGCCGACATGGCCGCCGCCCTGGCCGCCGCCACGGGCCTGACCCACGTGGCCCTGTCGGGCGGGTCGATGCTCAACCGCACCCTGGCCACCCTGCTGCCCCGGGCGCTGCGCGCGCGCGGGCTCCGGCCCCTGGTCCACCGCGCCCTGCCGCCCGGCGACGGCTGCATCAGCCTGGGCCAGGCGGCCCTGGCCCTGCGCCTGCTGGAGCGAAGTTGA
- a CDS encoding sulfite exporter TauE/SafE family protein codes for MLSTTALVALVVLVAAFIQGTVGFGFAFFALPILAWIIDFRLAVVSLVLLAQGLNLIILWQHGFRADWKSVVPLTVATLPGIPVGVWLLTALPVAWLQGALGALLVCYALYQWLARPVPRAVGPLWMAGAGFMAGCLGGALNSQGPPILVYVSLQPWDKDRVKATLVGFFFTTGLFVALAQAWRGLVTPEVARMTLVCAPFMVAGVLAGRRLYLRLGEGGYRSLFTGLIFALGLMMLVRSLGA; via the coding sequence ATGCTGTCCACCACCGCCCTCGTCGCCCTCGTGGTGCTCGTCGCCGCCTTCATCCAGGGCACGGTGGGCTTCGGCTTCGCCTTCTTCGCCCTGCCCATCCTGGCCTGGATCATCGACTTCCGGCTGGCCGTGGTCTCGCTGGTGCTGCTGGCCCAGGGGCTGAACCTGATCATCCTGTGGCAGCACGGCTTCCGGGCCGACTGGAAGAGCGTCGTGCCGCTGACCGTGGCCACCCTGCCGGGCATCCCCGTGGGCGTGTGGCTGCTCACGGCCCTGCCCGTGGCCTGGCTCCAGGGCGCCCTGGGCGCGCTTTTGGTGTGCTACGCGCTCTACCAGTGGCTGGCGCGGCCCGTGCCGCGCGCGGTGGGGCCGCTGTGGATGGCCGGGGCCGGGTTCATGGCCGGGTGCCTGGGCGGGGCGCTCAACTCCCAGGGCCCGCCCATCCTGGTCTACGTGTCCCTGCAACCGTGGGACAAGGATCGCGTCAAGGCCACCCTGGTGGGCTTTTTCTTCACCACCGGGCTGTTCGTGGCCCTGGCCCAGGCCTGGCGCGGGCTGGTCACGCCCGAGGTGGCGCGCATGACCCTGGTCTGCGCACCGTTCATGGTCGCCGGGGTGCTGGCCGGGCGGCGGCTCTACCTGCGCCTGGGCGAGGGCGGCTACCGCTCGCTGTTCACGGGGCTGATCTTCGCCCTGGGGCTGATGATGCTCGTGCGCAGCCTGGGCGCCTAG
- a CDS encoding response regulator transcription factor, which yields MTQPVPEPGPRRPLVVVAEKNPRIRQFLAREFAARGWLAVQAADGAELRRAARAEPRPDMFVVDLELPFLEEGLRGPGGEALRPLVLHALMPEAADHPALPLAGAVVEKTGDPGALLDAAWTLLQRAPGPDPQ from the coding sequence ATGACCCAGCCTGTACCCGAGCCCGGCCCCCGGCGCCCCCTGGTGGTGGTGGCCGAGAAGAACCCCCGCATCCGTCAGTTCCTGGCGCGCGAATTCGCCGCCCGGGGCTGGCTGGCGGTCCAGGCCGCCGACGGGGCCGAGCTGCGCCGCGCGGCCCGGGCCGAGCCCCGGCCCGACATGTTCGTGGTGGACCTGGAGCTGCCCTTCCTGGAGGAGGGGTTGCGCGGGCCAGGCGGCGAAGCGCTGCGCCCGCTGGTGCTGCACGCGCTCATGCCCGAGGCTGCGGACCATCCGGCCCTGCCCCTGGCCGGGGCGGTGGTGGAAAAGACCGGCGACCCCGGCGCCCTGCTGGACGCCGCATGGACTCTGTTGCAGCGGGCCCCCGGCCCCGATCCCCAGTGA
- a CDS encoding sensor histidine kinase, whose translation MRTAMRLSPEDLHSPKYYRTLRRAIAAIVILVSLTPLVLVGAISSSQFRESYEAKVLEQLREVVQKHQQLIDFFLDEKRGELRMLARSASFDELCAPGRLGRELQLLQEELQGVFVDLGVVDARGVQQAYEGPFRLGQADYSQAEWFREAMQSEVFISDVFLGLRGLPHFIIAVRQKRGDEHWILRATVDFVAFNSLVESIRIGRTGTAYIVNGQGRFQTPSPRGAALPDTDWLAGELDKFAARPAQGRGFGPAFMRDAGPGAVEVLERPDPQGTDTIYVMTPLKQGRWLLVYQQARADAYASLHTARRHVLIILGLGAAAIVIMGLWLSARVVRSIEAADTEKAVMNEQVIETGKMASVGELAAGIAHEINNPVAIMLEEAGWVGDVCADLELPEADRADIEKSLTQIRTQGRRCREITHKLLSFARKIDPVARPLDVNAVVSEVVGLSEKRARYSGVDLALDLAPDLPPVLASPSEMQQVLLNLINNAVDATGSRGGLVRVSTRREGSWVLLGVADQGEGIPKANLGRIFEPFFTTKPVGKGTGLGLSIVYGIVKKMGGDIEVESQLNQGTTFLVRLPVGEGQA comes from the coding sequence GTGAGGACCGCCATGCGCCTGAGCCCGGAAGACCTGCATTCCCCCAAATATTACCGCACCCTGCGCCGGGCCATCGCGGCCATCGTGATCCTGGTCTCGCTCACGCCGCTGGTGCTGGTGGGCGCCATCAGCAGCTCCCAGTTCCGCGAGTCCTACGAGGCCAAGGTGCTCGAACAGCTGCGCGAGGTGGTCCAGAAGCACCAGCAGCTCATCGACTTTTTCCTGGACGAGAAGCGCGGCGAGCTGCGCATGCTGGCCCGCTCGGCCAGCTTCGACGAGCTGTGCGCCCCCGGGCGCCTGGGCCGCGAGCTGCAACTGCTTCAGGAGGAATTGCAGGGCGTGTTCGTGGACCTGGGCGTGGTGGACGCCCGGGGCGTGCAGCAGGCCTACGAGGGCCCCTTCCGCCTCGGCCAGGCCGACTACTCCCAGGCCGAATGGTTCCGCGAGGCCATGCAGAGCGAGGTCTTCATCAGCGACGTGTTCCTGGGCCTGCGCGGGCTGCCGCATTTCATCATCGCCGTGCGCCAGAAGCGCGGCGACGAGCACTGGATCCTGCGCGCCACGGTGGACTTCGTGGCCTTCAACTCCCTGGTGGAGAGCATCCGCATCGGGCGCACGGGTACGGCGTATATCGTCAACGGCCAGGGCCGCTTCCAGACCCCTTCGCCGCGCGGGGCGGCCCTGCCCGACACCGACTGGCTGGCCGGGGAGCTGGACAAGTTCGCCGCGCGCCCGGCCCAGGGCCGGGGCTTCGGCCCGGCCTTCATGCGCGACGCGGGCCCCGGGGCCGTCGAGGTGCTCGAGCGCCCCGACCCCCAGGGCACGGACACCATCTACGTCATGACGCCCCTCAAGCAGGGGCGCTGGCTGCTGGTCTACCAGCAGGCCCGGGCCGACGCCTACGCCAGCCTGCACACGGCGCGGCGCCACGTCCTGATCATCCTCGGCCTGGGCGCGGCGGCCATCGTGATCATGGGCCTGTGGCTGTCGGCGCGCGTGGTGCGCTCCATCGAGGCCGCCGACACCGAGAAGGCCGTGATGAACGAGCAGGTCATCGAGACGGGCAAGATGGCCTCGGTGGGCGAACTGGCGGCGGGCATCGCCCACGAGATCAACAACCCCGTGGCCATCATGCTCGAGGAGGCGGGCTGGGTGGGCGATGTGTGCGCCGACCTAGAGCTGCCCGAGGCCGACCGCGCCGACATCGAGAAATCCCTGACCCAGATCCGCACCCAGGGGCGGCGCTGCCGCGAGATCACCCACAAGCTGCTCTCCTTCGCGCGCAAGATCGACCCCGTGGCCCGGCCCCTGGACGTGAACGCCGTGGTCTCTGAGGTGGTGGGCCTGTCGGAAAAGCGCGCCCGCTACAGCGGGGTGGACCTGGCCCTGGACCTGGCGCCCGACCTGCCCCCGGTGCTGGCCTCGCCCTCGGAGATGCAGCAGGTGCTCTTGAACCTCATCAACAACGCCGTGGACGCCACGGGCTCGCGCGGCGGGCTGGTGCGGGTGTCCACCCGCCGCGAGGGCTCCTGGGTGCTGCTGGGCGTCGCCGACCAGGGCGAGGGCATCCCCAAGGCCAACCTGGGGCGCATTTTCGAGCCGTTTTTCACCACCAAGCCCGTGGGCAAGGGCACCGGGCTCGGGCTGTCCATCGTCTACGGCATCGTCAAGAAGATGGGCGGCGACATCGAGGTGGAAAGCCAGCTGAACCAGGGCACCACCTTCCTGGTGCGCCTGCCCGTCGGGGAGGGCCAGGCGTGA
- a CDS encoding response regulator: MSGPGLRVLLVLGEPAHLDVLARRMARRGIGAVGAVTVAEALRALRRDEFHCAVLDLALPVADGLEPFTALRAVAPEMPLVLLTPRAMPGSGGGVCQCLAKPCGLEEIMEAIGAAVASQPGRREPRTPVAGQDTRAGPAPPEQDARGHSENPKHPTPEEQRE, encoded by the coding sequence GTGAGCGGGCCGGGGCTGCGGGTGCTGCTCGTGCTCGGCGAACCTGCGCATCTGGACGTGCTGGCCCGGCGCATGGCCCGGCGCGGGATCGGGGCCGTGGGCGCCGTCACCGTGGCCGAGGCCCTGCGCGCCCTGCGCCGCGACGAGTTCCACTGCGCGGTGCTCGACCTGGCCCTGCCCGTGGCCGATGGGCTGGAGCCGTTCACGGCCCTGCGGGCCGTGGCTCCGGAGATGCCCCTGGTCCTGCTGACGCCCCGGGCCATGCCCGGGTCGGGGGGCGGGGTCTGCCAGTGCCTGGCCAAGCCCTGCGGGCTGGAGGAAATCATGGAGGCCATCGGCGCGGCCGTGGCCTCGCAACCCGGCAGGAGGGAGCCCCGGACCCCCGTGGCCGGGCAGGACACCCGGGCGGGCCCCGCCCCGCCGGAACAGGACGCACGCGGGCACAGCGAAAATCCAAAGCATCCAACACCGGAGGAACAAAGGGAATGA
- a CDS encoding sulfite exporter TauE/SafE family protein, with protein MKLGRRLYQTMLESSMAYAKWDLETSRNILGSRRKMWILAAMVVPVILGGLAIAAPELPGILGGHKAYSPAYYTPAIFGVSIVIGMCAGLITGCIGAGGGFIITPALMSAGVKGILAVGTDLFHIFAKAIMGTAIHKKLGNVSVALAVAFLVGAGVGVTGGGVINRALYETNPVLSDTFISVIYVFLLGFLGIYAMTDFLRMRKAGGGDAHGGPAAGSAGGGKSLPERLQSKNIPPMITFDEDLTPGGKKISALFVAVCGSIVGFAAAIMGVGGGFLTFPMFVYILGVSSFTTVGTDILQIIFTAGYASIAQYAVYGFIFYTLAMGMLIGSLLGIQIGAMATKVVPGIYIRGFYALSIMAGFVNRLFALPGKLAEMKQLPHNPGLYHMFDVVGNILFFIVIGIFAVWVIGKFLTSFKQLKEEA; from the coding sequence ATGAAACTCGGCAGAAGACTCTACCAGACCATGCTCGAAAGCTCCATGGCCTACGCCAAGTGGGACCTGGAGACCTCGAGGAACATCCTGGGGAGCAGGCGCAAGATGTGGATCCTGGCGGCCATGGTAGTGCCCGTCATCCTGGGCGGCCTGGCCATCGCCGCGCCGGAGCTGCCCGGCATCCTGGGCGGGCACAAGGCCTACAGCCCGGCCTACTACACCCCGGCCATCTTCGGGGTCTCCATCGTCATCGGCATGTGCGCCGGGCTCATCACCGGCTGCATCGGCGCGGGCGGCGGGTTCATCATCACCCCGGCGCTCATGAGCGCGGGCGTCAAGGGCATCCTGGCCGTGGGCACGGACCTGTTCCACATCTTCGCCAAGGCCATCATGGGCACGGCCATCCACAAGAAGCTGGGCAACGTCTCCGTGGCGCTGGCCGTGGCCTTCCTGGTGGGTGCGGGCGTGGGCGTCACCGGCGGCGGCGTCATCAACCGCGCCCTGTACGAGACCAACCCGGTGCTCTCCGACACGTTCATCAGCGTGATCTACGTGTTCCTGCTGGGCTTTTTGGGCATCTATGCCATGACGGACTTCCTGCGCATGCGCAAGGCCGGGGGCGGCGACGCCCACGGCGGCCCGGCGGCGGGCTCCGCTGGCGGCGGCAAATCCCTGCCCGAGCGCCTGCAGTCCAAGAACATCCCGCCGATGATCACCTTTGACGAGGACCTGACCCCCGGCGGCAAGAAGATCAGCGCGCTGTTCGTGGCCGTGTGCGGCTCCATCGTCGGCTTCGCGGCGGCCATCATGGGCGTGGGCGGCGGCTTCCTGACCTTCCCCATGTTCGTGTACATCCTGGGCGTGTCCTCGTTCACCACCGTGGGCACGGACATCCTGCAGATCATCTTCACCGCCGGGTACGCGTCCATCGCCCAGTATGCGGTGTACGGGTTCATCTTCTACACCCTGGCCATGGGCATGCTCATCGGCTCGCTGCTGGGCATCCAGATCGGCGCCATGGCCACCAAGGTGGTGCCCGGCATCTACATCCGTGGCTTCTACGCCCTGTCCATCATGGCGGGCTTCGTCAACCGCCTCTTCGCCCTGCCGGGCAAGCTGGCCGAGATGAAGCAGCTGCCGCACAACCCGGGCCTGTACCACATGTTCGACGTGGTGGGGAACATCCTGTTCTTCATCGTCATCGGCATCTTCGCGGTGTGGGTCATCGGCAAGTTCCTGACCAGCTTCAAGCAGCTGAAGGAGGAAGCGTAG
- a CDS encoding PEP/pyruvate-binding domain-containing protein, with translation MGWLTEWLDRHLALSGANREQTEREKERARQTCSMQFQHFKRLLGANAKALEAMTDMEDARRGRRVFGMSFIRAKCTTVVVNVEEIIRHLEGIAPGRYSVLAERFDDIRRGISALLESGQRAGDAPLVVPLDEVDKSMADWVGSKMANVGEIKNRIGLPVAPGFVVTARGFEAFMAHQGLRDEIGKLLLLTRVEEMSERFELSEAIQRLIVDHPLPDALVEALIGQYQRLEQATRPGVRVSLRSSALGEDAAGASFAGQFRSILNVGGHQLVRSYKEVVASMYSLPALTYRLNRGIRDSDAAMCVGAMVMLDPVAGGVIYSRSPLNVRDDAVVINSAWGLPKLVVDGVGTPDRFVVERQGPDGAMRVRERRVADKRTVYVCRPEAGVVALEQEYELVARPSLTDAQAVELARLAVLLEAHYGSPQDIEWALERGGGFSLLQCRPLSVAVPPREGGAPAPRRDPSDHGTPLVRGAVTAAPGVGCGPVHVVERDPDALRFPQGGVLVARFALPKWASLLNWASAVVTEQGSVTGHLANVAREFGVPMITGAAGAMAAVQDGQVATVDADAGAVYPGCVEALLRHAAPRRNLMEGSPVHALLQEVSRLIVPLNLTDPDAPEFRACNVSTLHDITRFCHEKSVAEMFESSQEREHGDCPGKQLRDGVPVQFWVMDLEDGIDGNGDGPYVDLEDIRSMPMLALWDGISAVPWAGPPRVDARGFMTIVLEAATNPALNPVLRSKFANRNYFMITRNYCNLQSRFGFHFSTVEALVTDSPSQNYINFRFAGGAADHARRRRRAVFIAGILEQFGFYSEVRGDSLSSRYEGMPRPLIGERLKLLGYLTMHTRQLDMIMANQAAAMAHREKILADIYRILPALRPSSRKTMA, from the coding sequence ATGGGTTGGCTGACGGAATGGCTGGACAGGCACCTGGCCCTGAGCGGCGCCAACCGCGAACAGACCGAGCGGGAGAAGGAGCGCGCGCGCCAGACGTGCTCCATGCAGTTCCAGCATTTCAAGCGCCTGCTGGGGGCCAACGCCAAGGCCCTGGAGGCCATGACCGACATGGAGGACGCCCGCCGGGGCCGGCGGGTGTTCGGCATGTCCTTCATCCGCGCCAAATGCACCACGGTGGTGGTCAACGTGGAGGAGATCATCCGCCACCTGGAGGGCATCGCCCCGGGCCGCTACAGCGTGCTGGCCGAGCGCTTCGACGACATCCGCCGCGGCATCAGCGCCCTGCTGGAATCGGGGCAGCGCGCGGGCGACGCGCCCCTGGTGGTGCCCCTGGACGAGGTGGACAAGTCCATGGCCGACTGGGTGGGCAGCAAAATGGCCAACGTCGGCGAGATCAAGAACCGCATCGGCCTGCCCGTGGCCCCGGGGTTCGTGGTCACGGCGCGGGGCTTCGAGGCCTTCATGGCCCACCAGGGCCTGCGCGACGAGATCGGCAAGCTGCTGCTGCTGACCCGCGTGGAGGAGATGAGCGAGCGTTTCGAACTCTCCGAGGCCATCCAGCGCCTGATCGTGGACCACCCGCTGCCCGACGCCCTCGTGGAGGCGCTCATCGGGCAGTACCAGCGCCTGGAGCAGGCCACCCGCCCGGGGGTGCGCGTGTCGCTACGCTCCAGCGCCCTGGGCGAGGACGCCGCCGGAGCCTCCTTCGCCGGGCAGTTCCGCTCCATCCTCAACGTCGGCGGGCACCAGCTCGTGCGCTCCTACAAGGAGGTCGTGGCCAGCATGTACAGCCTGCCGGCCCTGACCTACCGCCTCAACCGCGGCATCCGCGACTCCGACGCGGCCATGTGCGTCGGCGCCATGGTCATGCTCGACCCCGTGGCCGGGGGCGTCATCTACTCGCGCAGCCCCCTCAACGTGCGCGACGACGCGGTGGTCATCAATTCGGCCTGGGGCCTGCCCAAGCTGGTGGTGGACGGCGTGGGTACGCCCGACCGCTTCGTGGTCGAGCGCCAGGGGCCGGACGGCGCCATGCGCGTGCGCGAGCGGCGCGTGGCGGACAAGCGCACCGTCTACGTCTGCCGCCCCGAGGCCGGGGTGGTGGCCCTGGAGCAGGAGTACGAGCTGGTTGCGCGGCCCTCGCTCACCGACGCCCAGGCCGTGGAGCTGGCGCGCCTGGCCGTGCTGCTGGAGGCGCACTACGGCTCGCCCCAGGACATCGAATGGGCCCTGGAGCGGGGCGGGGGCTTCTCGCTGTTGCAGTGCCGCCCGCTGTCGGTGGCCGTGCCGCCGCGCGAGGGCGGCGCCCCGGCGCCCCGGCGCGACCCGTCGGACCACGGCACGCCGCTGGTGCGGGGCGCGGTCACGGCGGCGCCCGGGGTGGGCTGCGGGCCGGTGCATGTGGTGGAGCGCGACCCCGACGCCCTGCGCTTCCCCCAGGGCGGGGTGCTGGTGGCGCGCTTCGCCCTGCCCAAATGGGCCTCGCTGCTCAACTGGGCCTCGGCGGTGGTCACCGAGCAGGGCAGCGTCACCGGGCATCTGGCCAACGTGGCCCGCGAGTTCGGGGTGCCGATGATCACCGGCGCCGCCGGGGCCATGGCGGCGGTGCAGGACGGCCAGGTGGCCACGGTGGACGCCGACGCGGGCGCCGTCTATCCCGGCTGCGTGGAGGCGCTCTTGCGCCATGCGGCCCCGCGCCGCAACCTGATGGAAGGCAGCCCGGTCCACGCCCTGCTCCAGGAGGTCAGCAGGCTCATCGTGCCCCTGAACCTGACCGACCCCGACGCCCCGGAGTTCCGGGCCTGCAACGTTTCGACCCTGCACGACATCACGCGCTTCTGCCACGAGAAGTCCGTGGCCGAGATGTTCGAGAGCAGCCAGGAGCGCGAGCACGGCGACTGCCCGGGCAAGCAGCTGCGCGACGGCGTGCCCGTGCAGTTCTGGGTCATGGACCTGGAGGACGGCATCGACGGCAACGGCGACGGGCCCTACGTGGACCTGGAGGACATCCGCTCCATGCCCATGCTCGCCCTGTGGGACGGCATCAGCGCCGTGCCCTGGGCCGGGCCGCCGCGCGTGGACGCGCGGGGCTTCATGACCATCGTGCTCGAGGCGGCCACCAACCCGGCCCTCAACCCCGTGCTGCGCAGCAAGTTCGCCAACCGCAACTATTTCATGATCACCCGCAACTACTGCAACCTGCAATCACGCTTCGGGTTCCACTTCTCCACCGTGGAGGCCCTGGTCACCGACAGCCCGTCGCAGAACTACATCAACTTCCGCTTTGCGGGCGGCGCGGCGGACCACGCCCGGCGCAGGCGCCGGGCGGTGTTCATCGCGGGCATCCTGGAGCAGTTCGGGTTCTATTCCGAGGTGCGCGGCGACAGCCTGTCGTCGCGCTACGAAGGCATGCCCAGGCCGCTCATCGGCGAGCGCCTGAAGCTGCTGGGCTACCTGACCATGCACACCCGCCAGCTGGACATGATCATGGCCAACCAGGCCGCCGCCATGGCCCACCGCGAGAAGATCCTGGCCGATATCTACCGCATCCTGCCCGCCCTGCGGCCTTCCAGCCGCAAGACCATGGCCTGA
- a CDS encoding DsrE family protein: MKILLHVTSPDPETRWNALRFANLLLNKDEDVTIFLDGPAVDYCAGDCEALRLAVQAKTFALSEGVLLAUGKSMGIHGVDADDYLRKSTQIELYELLMAADKVLSY; the protein is encoded by the coding sequence ATGAAAATACTGCTGCACGTCACGAGCCCGGACCCCGAAACGCGCTGGAACGCGCTGCGCTTCGCCAACCTGCTGCTGAACAAGGACGAGGACGTGACCATCTTCCTGGACGGCCCGGCGGTGGACTACTGCGCGGGGGACTGCGAGGCGCTGAGGCTGGCGGTGCAGGCCAAGACCTTCGCCCTGTCCGAGGGCGTGCTGCTGGCCTGAGGCAAGAGCATGGGCATCCACGGTGTGGATGCGGACGACTACCTGCGCAAATCGACCCAGATCGAACTCTACGAACTGCTCATGGCCGCGGACAAGGTGCTGTCCTACTAG